The segment TTGCAGTATTACTACAGTTTACCttactctctttctccttctccctctctcctctccctctctcccactccccagTCCCTCCCACAGGCAGTGGTCCAGATGAGctgctctcctcttcctccatctttGACCACGTGGACCGTCTGTCCCGAGGCTCGTCTGACGGCAGGGCTCGCCAGGCCAACAAGGTCCAGCTGATTGCCATGCAGCCCCGGCCCAGCCCACCACAACACTCACACAGCCCCACCATCACAGAGAGGGTCAGCGCAGAGGTGAGAATATACACTCTTACACACACAGCTAGCTCACACAGGCGaatacactcagacacacacacaccttaaaacTCCTTAAcatcttggtgtgtgtgtttatctaggTGGCTCTGAGACACAAGTCGGAGATCGAGCACCACAGGAACAAGCTGCGTCAGCGGGCTAAGAGGCGGGGCCAGTGTGAGTTCCCCTCTATGGATGACATCCTGGATGCCTTCGGGCAGGCGCAGGAGGAGGCGGGGCAGGGAGGGTGTCCCCAGCGCCTCTACAGCTCAGCCCATGACCACATGGACAGCATCTTGCACACCGACCCCCCCTCACCCCCCACCCCAGGGGAATCCAGGAAGAGGTGAGATGGTCATACATACTCAAACTCTTAGTCTTTCCTCCATGGTCAACTTGTTTCATAAATACCTCCCACTAGCATCAGGTGGTTTTCATTCTTTGTATCAAGATTCTCCTTTTCGTTCTTCTGCATAGACCTCTAGATAGAAGATATTTGCGTCCCTTGTACACGGTTTTGCTGTAGAGCCCAATGAATAGTCACGCTGAATATGTGTGACCGATCTGTATTAGTGTCTGTGACTGAATTAGATGGTTCTGTGAGACTCCGTTGTATGAATGTGTCTGTGACTAATCTGTGCCGATGTCTTTCCCTGCCCTGCCAGGGGGAGGCGCTCTCCTCGGGGCCGGCGGAGGCAGCAGGGGAACGGCAGTCTGCCAGACACGGACAGACTGACGGACAGAGACCGCCTGCTCACAGACCACAGCGCCACCTACAGGAAATACCCTGGACTCAACAATGTGGCCTACATGGTGAGACACACATACTATgcgcatactgtgtgtgtgtgcaggtgcgcgtagtgtgtgtgtgtaggtgcgcATAGTATGTGTGTCTCACCATgtaggccacacacacaccatatacatgCTCACTCacacttcttcctcctcttctctctctcctccagtccgACCCGGACCTACCTCCAGACCACGGCAGCCCCTCCCCTAACGACGAGGTGTTTGACCAcgcccctcccccgcccccctacGTGCCTCCCCAGCCGTCCATCGAGGAGGCGCGGCAACAGATGCACTCCCTATTGGACGATGCCTTCGCCCTGGTGTCGCCCTCCTCCCAGGGCAGCGTCAGTGTCGGGGTCACGCAGGTCAGCCCCGCACTGCcaagcccctctccctccccacagACACACCCATCACGCCAGTGGGGTTCCTACCCCGCAGCCCCCACACACAGCCCCTTCTCTGCGgtaagagtgtgtgtttgtgtgtgtactcccAGGGTCTCTTCTGTGAAGTATGAatcatactgtctctctcaacctctcagcttctctctctccctctttactatTTTGCATCTACatgtttctcctctcccctcttcctgtcCAGAGGTATGCAGAGTTGGGGATGTCTCCCTCGTCAATACAAGGCCTGTTGCAGAGGTGAGACAGATGTTACTATACTACTCAAGCTGAAGCACATTCAGTGAATGTCAGCATTTCTAAAAtcgggtgtatgtgtgtgtttcaggcaGGGCCTGGGTTCAGGGGCCTATGTTGCTGCAGAGGAGCAGTTGCAGGATTCTGTCTACGCCAACAGGGGGCAGTATGAAgagcctccctcctcctccagaccTCGGCCTGTTGGGGGAAGCACAGGTAAAGGCAACGTGTGCGTGTTAATTGGGATTAATGTGTGTATGCTAAGTGTATAATGTGTGCAGCTAATTACTTACATatggtgtgttgtttgtgttctcAGGTGCTCAGCTGCATCACCTGACGCAGGTGGGCTTGTCGAGCCGGATCAGTGCGTACCCTGGGGTGGGCCGCAGCGTCTCTGGGCCAACAGGCTCCAGCTGGAACCAGCAGCctttagaccaggacctctcCAGACCCGGAGCCAGCAGGGAGACTGTGAGTCAGACTACATGATGACCAACAGGGACAGCATGAGATTGTTTTGGGCGGACCACATGTCAGAGATGAAGAGAAACATTTGTTTTCCAGAGGAGTAATCTAGTTTACAGAGAAGTAATttgatctctctctcatcctatctctctcgctcttacCCTGTCTTggatctatctccctctctttaggTGCTGTCGTTCCCTGAGTTCTCCTCCTCCGGTGTGTTTCAGATGCCCAGCTCCTCTCTGGGAGACCATTCTGTCCCCCCAATGCTCCTGGCCCCTCCCACTCCAGAGTTCCCCCTAGACGAGTCCTCCCCCTCAGCCCAAAGCTCCGCCTCCCTCATCAAGGCCATCAGGGAGGAGCTACGACGGCTCGCCCAGAAACAGGTTGCTGTGGCCAGCAGTTACTCCTAGACCAGTGTGAGCCCCTACCCCATAACTGGTCAAAACTACTGGCTCTAAACTGGTCCGAACCAGTTTGAACTACTCATCCTAAGCAAGTATGGACCGACCGGAACCACTACCGCAAACTAGTTTGAAACAGTCAGAACCACTTTCCCTAAACTGGTTTAAAGAGGCTCATACTACTATTCATAAGCTGGTCTGAACAAGACTGAGCCAGTCTGCAACAAGATTTCCTTACAACAATAACATCACGGTTCTTTACAGGGTTCTTCTCTCTGTAAAGGTTCCTCGTTCTACAGCACAGTGTTTCCACTGGACAGGAGGACCGAGTTTGTTTTCTTCAGAGTTCCATAGAAATGCTTCCGTGAGAGGGGCCGTCTCTGCCCTTTCTGACCTAATGTATGTGGTGCTAATCCTCAGCCTAATGTCTCCTGTCATTAAGTTAACCACGCATTGCCTTCAACACACGTTCATCATCAGCCAGATTGGTGAGGTCTTCTCCATTCATCAGTCATATTGGTGAGGTCGTGCACTGTAGAGAGAGTTGGAGTATAGTATACTTTGGGCACGGGGGACTTGAATATACAGATGAAAAAAGTATATAAAATGAAAATAGTAGATATAAAAATCCTAAATGAGCACAATATGAATTAATAAGGGTGACCAATGGAGTAttcaaatgttatttattttttattgctcTGAAAGTATACTTTATATCCTTTGTTTAGTTCAAAAGAAGACGAAAAAATACCAAAACTGTTTGGATGTTCTTTAGCTGTATTTTCCCTGTGTTTGCGCTCACTGTTGCCATGGAGCTGATCATAACGTTGTTTATCGCAGTGGAGACGTCGCTTAGCATAGTCGCTCCCTGCTCGTGTGTTCGTGTGTTGACGGTACaaaaatgaagaagaaaaaacaagGATTTGCAGATATAATGTATATATAGCTCTTTTCAGTAAGTGTCAAAATAATTGACATGGGGCTAACCTATCCCATCCACCACCAATGTGACCTTCTGCGGCAGAACAGAGGCATTTATCTGGGATGACGATTGACTCTGTCAAATTGTGATAGTGTTTCTCTTGTGAAAATTCAAGATTGAAATAGGAATGATTTTATACAATGGTATGAACATCGCCAAACGTGTTGCAAAGGTGATTTGAATTTGGGAATTTTGATGGAGTGGTTTATAGCGAGTGAAAAACACCATGTCCAATTTCCTCCAAATAGATTCCTTTCTTCATCTCCTTTCCTTGGTCAGCTCTTATCCAAATGGATGTAAAAGGGAACCTCTCGAAGGAGGTGGATCTAGGAAACAAAGCTATTTAGGACAAATggacatactatactgtagtagttgGTGGGTTTGGTGGTGGTTATGAAGTGCTCTTTGTCTCCATCTGCTGGTAGTATGGCTGCATGGCTGGCTTCCATCTCCGCTTCGGGCTGTTTTCTCTATGGTCTTATTGTATTGGGTTTGGTCAATGGTCAGTAATGTGTGGGTTTGTGCAGGCGAGAGAAGTTTTTCCCATACAGCTCTGTGCTCTAGCTATCTACAGCATGTCGACTACGTTTGAGGCTTCTGCTAGCTAGCTATTAGTGATGTGACAGTTCATTGTTGTCTTCTCTCAGGCATGCTGCTAAAATAAGaacaacatttttttaaacaaaagttAAACTGAAGAGTTGTTTCACAAGTAAAGAGTGAGAAGTGCCATCCAAACATGATCCATCCAAGCACATAATACATCATGATAATCAAGCAGTAGAAAATATACACTATGTTGGTGTTATTCTGTTATTCTCTTGTTTTGCCTTTTCTAATAATATTTTTGAACCAAAATGAAAATTGATAACAATAGATATAGTATATAAAAGAAAATAAATATAAGCGTAAAATATGTCAAACTATTTTATCTGTGATTGCTCAATTATATGGACAACCGTCCAACAGAAGGACTAACACATCATCTTCCCTGTGGACCAATCCTGATTCAGAACTCTTCATCTGCTGGGACTTATAACCTTCCTGATTGGACCTAGTACATGTCAATAAGGCTGTGGGATTATACAGAGAGTGGAGTCACAGATGTGTGTGAGTGGACGACAAACCGATTCACCTGGTGCTACTAAGTAACTTACAGTaacagacccctccctccctctgtacagggGGTTGGAGTGTGTTGATGTCTCCTCAGTCTAACAGCATCTCACACATAGCCTATACAGACATGGggagcacagacacacactgatgtTGATTGATATTCCTATCTAAAAAGATAGGATTCTCTTGTCACTTCAAGCTCTGGACTTTGAGTAGCTGCGGCGTCTCATGAATGTTTCATAGATCTGTGTTTTATAGATCTGCGTTTCATAGTTCTGTGTTTTCTAGATCTGtgattctctgtgtgtgtctccagagtgtTGGAGCAGGTGTGTTGTTGGCCCTGATATCATACCCCTATACTCTGTCCCCAGAGGGTATGTGTTTTGTTTACTTTTGAGACTGGGGCGGGCTCATCTATAGGCCACACCATGGGGGTGTATCTTTGACAGCGTAGTAGACGCTCAGGGGTATTAAATGTCAGACAAGGGTGGGGTTCCTGCCCGACTAGATCCACAGACATTGCATTGCGTCAACCAATGGTCGCATGCCACATCATCGACTGCTCAGTCAAAATCACATGTTGTGGTTAACTGGTATGTTAAACACCTATCCAGCTGTTGTGAGGTCTGGCATGTGTCTGCAATGTTGTCGGGCAGGACCACCAATACCTGTTTTACAGCTCTCTCACCTTCCCAATCTTCATACCTCTCTCCTTCTGAGCTGCATCCCTGTGATGTATTGAATCTGAATGATATGTAAATCAAACATTAAAGAAATGTGTTTAAACTCAGCCTTTGCCGTCTTCATTTTTTTTCTCTACAAAAGTGTAAAAATGTAGTATTTTAGTTGCTGGTACCTTTTTTTGTTGTAAAGATTGGCTAAGGCTTACAGGTGAGTGCAGCTGTGGAACAGAAGTCCTTCTGTTTAGTTTTGCACCTCCTTCCCAATTCTGACAACTGATACCTAACTCTTCTGAcccttccaacacacacacacacgcacactcacacacacagacggagagAAACAACAGGATAAACCTGACTGAATAATGCCTCAAAACTATTGTCAACCCATAATCTGCAACCCAACCTCTCCCCTGTAGCTTTGATCTCACCAACACACACTGGCAGATATCTCCTCAACAATACCAGGTAGGCTAAGATATATTAATGTCCAGGCAAGTAGTAATTCTCATTGGGTAGTCCTGTTTGAATATAATGTATCGTGGACAGAAAAGGAAGTGGCAGACTTTCGCGATCATTTTACTTATGGGAAACCGAGATTGGTTTGAATAGGGTTGTTTATTAACTTTTACAATATTTGAATACTAATTAGCATATGTAGTTACAGACGTTGTTAGGCGGAACCTGAAAACGTGTCGCCTGATTTTTTTTGGGGTGTTGTCATCAACTTCCTGATTTACCTGTCCCAAGGTGGGCAGAACTGGCCGAGTTTCTGCGTTGAAATTGATTCTCAAGATGGCCAATATATGAAAAGTTATTCATCAGGAGAAAGATAGCCTTCTTCAATAAAGTTCCGAATTCATCACAAAGAGCAGGTAACAGTGATTCCCCGCAGTGGTGTGATTTACCGCATAGTTTACTTTGTGCATTAATATTTGATGTGCGGTTAACTTCGCATATTAAGTCTATGCGCTGCTCAATGTCTGAACGTTCAGTAGATTAATTTTTTTAATTGAAAACTTTGCGGAATATTTGTAGTTGTGGGTTTATTTGAGCCTTTCTAAACGTTATTACAGAGTGTCGGGATTGTAGTTAACATGGAGTCAGCTGTGGTCCATTATGTTCAACTGAGAATCCAAGAGAGGGTAGCTGTAAACCCGCTTGGGCCCCCTTGTGTTCTTGAGAGTTAGTTGACAGGTAGACTTAATGTTGTTGGTTATGTTAAATTATGGCCAGGTGACGATATTATATGTTGTGGTAGGTTTTTGGCAGGACATCTTATCTGTAATAATATTAAAGGGACAATTTGCGATTTCTACTTCTATTTTTGCACTTTAAAACGaattgattcttaaagaatataacttTGACATGCTTCATGAACTAAATTCAACTGACCCCCTCAAAACTCAAAATACGTTTGTTTtactctgtttgtaaacaatgtaattgtaaacaaactgtatagcctcaacattaTTAAAGCTATAATTTTGATCTCTTgggtccttgcatccatagctctgtctgtgCATAAGATATGATATTAATAGTATGGTAATGGTGTAGACTGCAGTGTCTATGGGCACTGTAGGGAGACCGAGGAGGTCCTCCATGAAGACTCAGCTGGTTAGTGCCATCCAGCTAGAGGAAGTGGAGATGGAGATCAATAACCATCACCAAGAGGTCAACAGCCCTTACCAAGAGGTCAACAGCCCTTACCAAGAGGTCAACAGCCCTTACCAAGAGGTCAACAACCCACACCAAGAGGTCAAAGGTGAGCGCGGCTCATAAACCACCCAGTGGGTAGAGTGTTTGGTCATGTGCTGGGAAGGGATAATGTGGGGGTGAAGTGTGTGGGATTTGAACTTTGACGTTGTGTTTCAGAGCCGCAGACGTACAGTGTGGAGGAAGCGGTGGAGACCATCGGCTTTGGTCGCTTCCATGTTCTGTTGTTCATCATCATGGGCAGTGCCAGCGTGAGTGTCCGTGTGtgtctagctgtctgtctatTTGTCTGTCAGTATGTAAGTGAAAATACTCTTGATAAAGGATGTGCACAAGAATATAAGCGTGCATGTATTTATTGTAGATAGCGGAGGCCATGGAGATCATGTTGCTGGCCGTGGTGTCTCCTGAGATCCGCTGTGAATGGCATCTGGACGACTGGGAGGTGGCTCTGGTCTCCACGGTGAGGAAATACACCGATGAGCATGCAGCTACGTTTAAATATGTGGTTGTACCTATTAAACGTATATGATAtaacttcctgtctgtctgtctctgtctcagatgGTGTTTGCAGGGTTCATGGTGTGTGGAGTGCTGAGTGGATACGTGGCCGATAGATATGGACGCTGGAAAGTATGTCCCCTTACAGGTTTATGTGATGAACTAAAGATGAAATCTTCCGGAATTGTTTTTAGCGGTTTTAACAGGCTGTGTTGGAATGAATGTGTAGATGTCTGACAGTCTATCAATCTATCTAGGTGGTGTTTGGGGGTTCTTTGTGGGCAGCGTATTTCTCCCTGCTcacctccttctctccatcctacGGATGGTTCATCTTCCTTCGCCTAATGGTGGGCTGTGGCGTCGCCGGGTGCTCCCAGgggtaagactgacacacacacacacagagaggcacacacacagacacacctagtTCCCTGTTCTGTGACACATTGTTACTGATGTCACTCTCCTTTCTCCTAGGTTTGTCCTAAAGACCGAGTTTATCCCTGCTAGCTACAGATCCTACCTGCTACCTCTCGCCTCAGTAAGTCACCATAGCCTCACTtagccatcatcatcatcatcatcatcacagttgTTTCAGCTTTAGTTTTGTCTTCCCCTTTAGATCTTCTGGATGGTAGGCTCCATGCTCATCATCCTGCTGGGTATGACTGTGGTTCCAACGCTGGGCTGGCGTTGGATGATCCGCCTGTCCGTCATCCCCAGTGtcatcctcctccttctctttcagGTAGGAGTCCCGCCGCCTCTGAGTCTCAGCAGCATCTCTCTTTGACACGCCCCTCACTCTctgaccctctccctccctactccttctctatcccctccaccccccttctctccccatgaCGCCCCAACTTCAGAATAGTGTTGAGACTAGCCTCTCTGACACTCTCTTCCTGATTAACTTTCCTGGCGTTCCCATATGTCTGTAGCTTATCCCGGAGTCGGCTCGCTACAACGTGTCAGCAGGGAATGTGCAGGCTGCCGTGGAAACACTCCAGCGTATCGCCAGGATGAACAGGGCCTCCATGCCACCAGGGAGGCTCGTGGAACCTGTGgtggtgagttgtgtgtgtgtgtgtgtgtgtgtgtgtgtgtgtgtgtgtttattgatgTCTCTGTGGTGTATGTGTTTCAGAAAGACAGGGGCAGTTGGCGCCTCCTGGTCAGTCCAGCATTCAGGAGGACCTCCCTACTACTGTGGTACTCATGGTAATGCCCCATACACTTTTCCTTCTCCTCCTACTCTTCCAACCTAAGAGTACTTCCctgtttgtatttgagtgtgtgagGACGGCATGGTGTGGAAGGGTGTATGACATTCTATTTTTCAACATCTATATGTGTGCTCTAGGTTTGTCCTTTTCTTACTGCAGCTCTGCGCTGTGAAgctctaactgtgtgtgtgtgtgtgtgtggttgtttatttatttatgtgtGTCTAGGTTTGTGGCGTCCTTCTCCTACTATGGCTCTGTGTTGAGCAGCTCTGAGCTGCTGGAGAAGAACCTGCTGTGTGTGACGGACGCTGACGCAGAGCACCAGCAGAAACACAGCCACCCAGAGGACGGGCTGTGCTACTGCATCCCCTTCGGCTTTAGCGACTACCAGACCCTCCTCATCAGCTGTCTAGGGGAGGTTGCCCGTGAGTGAGGGGTTGGAGGTGGAGAACTATgggtgtgcgcgtgcatgtgtaACACATGTCCAGTGAAGACAAGAAGAATGGTTTCGGTACCAGTATAACAGATCGTTCTTAGTAACTCTCTtgcgttgtttaaaaaaaaaaagaatacccAGCCAGCGGTCCCAGTTTCTCTTACAGCAATAACATactattagagcatgctagctaactcgctcttacagcaataacatagtattagagcatgctagctaactcgctcttacagcaataacatactattagagcatgctagctaattCGCTCTTACAGCAATAACATACTATTAGATCATGCTAGCTAACTCTCACAGCAATAACATactattagagcatgctagctaactcgctcttacagcaataacatactattagagcatgctagctaacttgctcttacagcaataacatacaattagagcatgctagctaactcgcTCTTACAGCAATAACATGCTATTAGAGCATTCTAGCTAACTCGCTCTTACAGCAATAACATacaattagagcatgctagctaactcgcTCTTACAGCAGTAACATACAATTAGAACATGCTAGCTAACTCGCTCTTACAGCAATAACATacaattagagcatgctagctaactcgctcttacagcaataacataccattagagcatgctagctaactcgcGCTTACAACAATAGCATatattagagcatgctagctaactcgcTCTTACAGCAATAACATACTATTAGAGCATGATAGCTAACTCGCTCTTACAGCAATAACATactattagagcatgctagcttaCTCGCTCTTACAGCAATAACATACTATTAGATCATGCTAGCTAACTCTCACAGCAATAACATactattagagcatgctagctaactctCTCTTaaagcaacaacatactattagATCATGCTAGCTAACTCGCTCTTACAGCAATAACATactattagagcatgctagctagctcgctcttacagcaataacatactattagagcatgctagctaactcgcTCTTACAGCAATAACATACTATTAGAGCATGATAGCTAACTCGCTCTTACAGCAATAACATactattagagcatgctagcttaCTCGCTCTTACAGCAATAACATACTATTAGATCATGCTAGCTAACTCTCACAGCAATAACATactattagagcatgctagctaactctCTCTTaaagcaacaacatactattagATCATGCTAGCTAACTCGCTCTTACAGCAATAACATACTATTAGAGCATGCCAGCTAGCTCGCTCTTACAGCAATAACATactattagagcatgctagctaactcgctcttacagcaataacatactattagagcatgctagctaactcgctcttacagtaataacatactattagagcatgctagctaactcgcTCTTACAGCAGTAACATACAATTAcagcatgctagctaactcgcTCTTACAGCAGTAACATACAAAAGCACATCCCAGGATGCCCCAAATATCTAACAGGcactatatatacagttgaagtcggaagtttacaaacaggttggagtcattaaaactcgtttttcaaccactccacacatttctagttttggcaagtcggttaggacaaatactttgtgcatgacacaagtaatttttccaacaattgtttacagacagattatttaacttataattcactgtatcacaattctagtggctcatacgtttacatacactaagttgattgtgcctttaaacagcttggaaaattccagaaaattatgtcatggctttagaagcttatgatatggtaattgacataatttgactcaattgaaggtgtacctgtggatgtatttcaaggcctaccttcaaacccagtgcctctttgcttgacatcatgggaaaatcaaaggaaatcagccaagacttcagaaaaaaaatcatagacctccacaagtctggttcatccttgggtgcaatttccaaacgccagaaggtaccacgttcatctgtacaaccaatagtatgcaagtataaacacagtgggaccacgcagccatcataccgctcaggaaggaaacacgTTCTGTCTcgtagagatgaacatacttttgtgcgaaaagtgcaaatcaatcccagaacaacagcaaaggaccttgtgaagatgctggaggaaacaggtacaaaagtatttatatccacagtaaaatgagtcttatatcgacataacctgaaaggccgcccagcaaggaagaagccactgctccaaaactgtcataaaaagccagactacggttttcaactgcacatggggacaaagattgtactttttggagaaatgtcctctggtctgatgaaacaaaaatataactgtttggccataatgaccattgtcatgttttgaggaaaaatggggaaaatgcttgcaagccgaagaacaccattccaaccgtgaagcacgggggtggcagcatcatgttgtgggggtgctttgctgcaggagggactggtgcacttcacaaaatagaaggcatcatgaggatggaaaatgatgtggatatattgaagcaacatctcaagacatcagtcaggaagttaaagcttggtcgcaaatgggtcttccaaatggacaatgaccccaagcatacttccaaagttgtggcaaaatggtttaaggacaactaagttaaggtattggattggccatcacaaatccctgatctcaatcctatagaacatttgtgggtagaactgaaaaagtgtgtgcgttcaaggaggcctacaaacctgactcagttacaccagctctgtcaggaggaatgggccaaaattcacccaacttattgtgggaagcttgtggaaggctagccgaaacgtttgaccgaaatgaaacaatttaaaggcaatgctaccaaatactaattgagtgtatgtaaacttctgacccactgggaatgtgatgaaagaaataaaagctgaaataaatcattctcctattattctgacatttgacattcttaaaataaagtggggatcctaactgacctaagacagggaatttttactaggattatatgtcaggaatttttaaaaacagtttaaatgtatttggctaaggtgtatgtaaacttccgacttcaactgtatatacagtggggagaacaagtatttgatacactgccgattttacagcttttcctacttacaaagcatgtagaggtctgtcatttatatcataggtacacttcaactgtgagagacggaatctaaaacaaaaatccagaaaatcacattgtatgatttttaagtaattaatttgcattttattgcatgacataagtatttgacacctaccaaccagtaagaattctggctctcacagacctgttagtttttctttaagaagccctcctgttttccactcattacctgtattaactgcacctgtttgaacttgttacctgtataaaagacacctgtccacacactcaatcaaacag is part of the Salvelinus fontinalis isolate EN_2023a chromosome 39, ASM2944872v1, whole genome shotgun sequence genome and harbors:
- the svopl gene encoding putative transporter SVOPL, with translation MGTVGRPRRSSMKTQLVSAIQLEEVEMEINNHHQEVNSPYQEVNSPYQEVNSPYQEVNNPHQEVKEPQTYSVEEAVETIGFGRFHVLLFIIMGSASIAEAMEIMLLAVVSPEIRCEWHLDDWEVALVSTMVFAGFMVCGVLSGYVADRYGRWKVVFGGSLWAAYFSLLTSFSPSYGWFIFLRLMVGCGVAGCSQGFVLKTEFIPASYRSYLLPLASIFWMVGSMLIILLGMTVVPTLGWRWMIRLSVIPSVILLLLFQLIPESARYNVSAGNVQAAVETLQRIARMNRASMPPGRLVEPVVKDRGSWRLLVSPAFRRTSLLLWYSWFVASFSYYGSVLSSSELLEKNLLCVTDADAEHQQKHSHPEDGLCYCIPFGFSDYQTLLISCLGEVALIPLNIFLLNVFGRKWSMVLLELVAALFFMLVNICSTMFGFTILLFLIRSLVSMNFNVVYIYTAEVYPTAVRSLGMGFCTSFSRIGGMIAPFIAQVLMSHSVILALLPFTVACVLCAVGSFLLPIETKGRALLQSS